One region of Chanodichthys erythropterus isolate Z2021 chromosome 24, ASM2448905v1, whole genome shotgun sequence genomic DNA includes:
- the LOC137015517 gene encoding olfactomedin-4-like gives MSQSNIFGLMVLIPLILSQSARGKDCVCELQNSDPAFPENKLKNVEFTALQCTGNITSEKMTEIDSLVLGLQHRIWQLLDNVSMLEKEDNGNLYAAVSLRIIELELAEIQDLLDKLNRTTNNYKQLSVEAAAELQDMKEKMVELEKFDHTQVMVRERENQRIKSNLGRCADVLSSTSPAPTLSPGHCGLGRIVNVVGPRTYSLTVYGTSYPYGAWGRDANPAPGDENKYWLVVLSSSNVHGHYVRQFNSMGTFILGIGATDTYISSSNPTTNTIQGPNMVMYGNALYYNCYNTYSVCQFNMTTQSVSTVALPNDAGYNNMFPFAHLGTTYSYTDMDFATDESGIYVIYASTSNFGNVIISKLETSNPPALNQTWSTSLHKRTVTNTFMVCGVLYSTRYLDTEREEIFYSYDTKTNEERYDLKINIKKMQTNIEFLNYDPRDHLLYVYSDAYILTYELIFQ, from the exons ATGAGTCAGTCAAACATATTCGGTTTGATGGTCCTCATTCCTCTAATTTTATCACAG TCAGCGAGAGGGAAGGACTGTGTGTGTGAGCTGCAAAATTCTGATCCTGCTTTCCCTGAGAATAAACTCAAGAACGTTGAGTTCACTGCTTTACAATGCACTGGGAACATCACTTCAGAAAAG ATGACAGAGATTGACAGCCTTGTTTTGGGTCTACAACACCGTATCTGGCAGCTTCTGGATAACGTGTCCATGCTGGAAAAAGAAGACAATGGAAATCTGTACGCAGCCGTGTCTCTACGCATTATTGAATTGGAGTTAGCGGAGATTCAAGACCTTCTGGATAAACTCAACAGGACCACCAACAATTACAAGCAGCTTAGTGTAGAGGCTGCTGCAGAG CTTCAGGATATGAAGGAAAAGATGGTGGAGCTGGAGAAGTTTGACCACACGCAGGTGATGGTGAGAGAGCGTGAAAACCAGCGTATAAAGAGCAACCTGGGACGCTGCGCAGATGTGCTCAGTAGTACATCACCAGCCCCTACACTTTCCCCTG gccACTGTGGTCTGGGTCGTATTGTCAATGTGGTGGGACCTAGAACGTATTCCCTCACTGTGTATGGAACTTCTTATCCTTACGGTGCTTGGGGTCGAGATGCAAATCCTGCTCCAGGAGACGAGAACAAGTACTGGCTGGTGGTGCTGTCAAGCAGTAATGTACATGGCCACTATGTCCGCCAGTTCAATAGTATGGGTACTTTTATATTAGGTATAGGAGCAACAGATACATATATATCAAGCTCCAACCCCACAACAAACACAATTCAGGGCCCTAACATGGTCATGTACGGCAACGCGCTCTACTATAACTGTTACAACACATACTCCGTATGTCAGTTCAACATGACGACTCAGTCTGTCAGTACTGTGGCTTTACCTAATGATGCAGGTTACAACAACATGTTTCCTTTCGCACACCTCGGCACCACATACAGTTATACAGATATGGATTTTGCCACAGACGAATCAGGCATCTATGTTATATACGCGTCCACAAGCAACTTCGGAAATGTGATTATCAGTAAACTTGAGACTAGCAACCCGCCTGCTTTGAACCAAACATGGTCCACTTCTCTTCACAAAAGGACCGTCACAAACACCTTCATGGTGTGTGGTGTGCTTTATTCTACTCGTTACCTGGATACAGAAAGAGAAGAGATTTTTTACTCTTATGACACCAAAACCAATGAAGAGCGATATGatttgaaaattaatattaagaAGATGCAGACTAATATTGAGTTTCTAAACTATGACCCCAGAGATCATCTGCTGTATGTCTACAGTGATGCCTACATTCTAACTTATGAGCTCATCTTTCAGTAA